A region of Halalkaliarchaeum desulfuricum DNA encodes the following proteins:
- a CDS encoding DUF7116 family protein, translated as MAPASMPPTTEAREVFRSLGYTISGGETTFVAERKWRRVHVVPLDADDAKEPEHVLTDGGEDGARLRCYVTWKRAAPDLREFLLGLKPPYDWAVIGVDREGDFEVMQGAPNSP; from the coding sequence ATGGCCCCTGCAAGCATGCCACCGACGACGGAGGCCAGGGAGGTGTTCAGGTCGCTCGGCTACACGATCTCCGGTGGGGAGACGACGTTCGTCGCCGAGCGAAAGTGGCGCCGCGTTCACGTGGTTCCGCTCGACGCGGACGACGCGAAGGAACCGGAACATGTACTCACAGACGGCGGCGAGGACGGCGCCCGACTTCGGTGTTATGTGACCTGGAAACGCGCGGCCCCCGACCTCCGGGAGTTCCTGCTCGGGTTGAAACCCCCGTACGATTGGGCAGTCATCGGTGTCGACAGGGAGGGTGACTTCGAAGTGATGCAGGGCGCACCGAACAGCCCCTGA
- a CDS encoding dodecin, with protein sequence MVYKKITLIGKSDESFDAAADDAIDRAKDTLENVYWAEVKEFGVEIASVEDRQYQAEVEVAFELED encoded by the coding sequence ATGGTTTACAAGAAAATCACGCTGATCGGGAAAAGTGACGAGAGCTTCGACGCTGCTGCTGACGACGCCATCGATCGGGCGAAAGACACCCTAGAAAACGTCTACTGGGCCGAAGTAAAGGAGTTCGGCGTCGAAATTGCGAGTGTCGAAGACAGGCAGTACCAGGCTGAAGTCGAAGTCGCGTTCGAACTGGAAGACTGA
- a CDS encoding VOC family protein — MIPEDVPQLDVTIPEITQVAFVVEDLDDGMNRFGGILGVDEWDVYRFEPPRLTNRTYRGEPHDYGESRRKPRVQRGDESDNWESTTGSQIPGV; from the coding sequence ATGATTCCAGAAGACGTACCACAGTTAGACGTAACGATACCTGAGATAACGCAGGTGGCGTTCGTCGTCGAAGATTTGGATGACGGAATGAACCGGTTCGGGGGAATTCTAGGTGTCGACGAGTGGGACGTCTACCGGTTCGAACCACCTCGCCTGACGAACCGAACGTACCGCGGGGAGCCACACGATTACGGAGAATCGAGGAGAAAGCCCCGTGTTCAGCGCGGGGATGAATCCGACAACTGGGAATCAACCACCGGAAGTCAGATACCCGGAGTTTAA
- a CDS encoding DNA-directed RNA polymerase subunit L, with amino-acid sequence MELRVIQKTDAELRIEIAGEDHTFMNVLKGSLLAEDGVEAATYDMNPEQSGGQTEPVLSITTDGDVDPLEALESAAGTVSERSSEFIAAFDAAV; translated from the coding sequence ATGGAACTGCGGGTCATCCAGAAAACCGACGCGGAACTCCGCATCGAGATCGCCGGGGAGGACCACACGTTCATGAACGTGCTGAAGGGTTCGCTGCTCGCCGAGGACGGAGTCGAGGCCGCGACCTACGACATGAATCCCGAACAGTCGGGGGGTCAGACGGAGCCTGTCCTTTCGATCACGACCGACGGCGACGTCGATCCCCTCGAGGCGTTGGAGTCGGCCGCCGGAACCGTGAGCGAACGGTCGAGCGAGTTCATCGCGGCGTTCGACGCCGCGGTATAG
- a CDS encoding NAD(P)/FAD-dependent oxidoreductase — protein sequence MGTQSLPSRTDVVVVGGGIMGTSTAFFLATETELDVTLLERDNIASGSTGDSSAILRHHYGPQEIYARMAAWSHDFYREFEGHTGEPIAYEPNPLVRLGREDTPTGRYAREGFDVLTSLGIPVSEVDRETLAAAFPMLALGDVEFGIVDETAAYSDGADAAGGFARAAGKNGATVLTGIPVEELLVDEDAIAGVKTDAGTVKTENVVVAAGPWTPELLEPLGVEIPLKLTKEEVLLLEPGEEYEPGDVSTIPTTAPPGGDWYVRSDFGDGVLIATHHTGETVGPDAPTGTVEESTVLELTEALVEFVPGLEDARLRGSYAGIYSNTPDHDFVIDQIGPAGCYAGCGFSGHGFKHGPVVGKALSDLVATGSTDVFDIEFFGLDRFEADPAGHGKPADSI from the coding sequence ATGGGAACCCAGTCGCTCCCGTCCCGGACCGACGTGGTGGTTGTCGGTGGCGGGATCATGGGAACGAGTACCGCCTTCTTCCTTGCAACGGAAACGGAACTGGACGTGACGCTCCTGGAGCGAGACAACATCGCGAGCGGTTCGACCGGTGACTCCTCGGCGATCCTCCGCCACCACTACGGACCGCAGGAGATCTACGCCAGAATGGCCGCCTGGAGCCACGACTTCTACCGGGAGTTCGAGGGACACACCGGCGAACCAATCGCGTACGAACCGAACCCCCTCGTCAGACTCGGCCGGGAGGACACTCCCACCGGTCGCTACGCCCGGGAGGGGTTCGACGTACTGACGTCGCTCGGGATCCCGGTGAGCGAAGTCGACCGGGAAACGCTCGCGGCGGCGTTCCCGATGCTGGCACTGGGTGACGTCGAGTTCGGGATCGTCGACGAGACCGCCGCCTACTCCGACGGCGCCGACGCGGCCGGCGGTTTCGCCCGGGCGGCCGGGAAAAACGGGGCGACAGTGCTCACGGGGATACCCGTCGAGGAGTTGCTGGTCGACGAGGACGCCATCGCGGGCGTGAAAACCGACGCGGGGACGGTCAAAACCGAGAACGTCGTCGTGGCTGCGGGACCGTGGACTCCCGAGCTACTGGAGCCGCTCGGCGTCGAGATTCCCCTGAAACTCACGAAGGAGGAGGTGCTCCTCCTCGAACCGGGAGAAGAGTACGAACCGGGAGACGTCAGTACGATCCCGACGACAGCGCCGCCGGGGGGCGACTGGTACGTGCGGTCCGACTTCGGCGACGGCGTCCTGATCGCGACACATCACACAGGGGAGACGGTCGGACCGGACGCCCCCACCGGCACGGTCGAGGAGTCGACAGTGCTGGAACTGACCGAGGCGCTCGTCGAGTTCGTTCCCGGGCTCGAGGACGCCAGGCTGCGTGGCAGTTACGCCGGAATCTACTCGAACACACCGGATCACGACTTCGTGATCGACCAGATCGGGCCGGCTGGCTGTTACGCCGGCTGCGGGTTTTCGGGACACGGATTCAAACACGGACCCGTCGTCGGCAAAGCGCTGAGTGACCTTGTCGCGACAGGCTCGACGGACGTCTTCGACATCGAGTTCTTCGGCCTCGATCGGTTCGAGGCCGATCCCGCGGGCCACGGGAAACCGGCAGACAGCATCTAA
- a CDS encoding DUF456 domain-containing protein, with product MIEIALLVAVVLLIAGVVGSVVPLVPSGLFSLAGVLVYWLFGSEPIGPLLLFSLLAVALFAAVVEQFGGAIAAKATGASNRTTIAAIVAGLLLFFVAGPVGIVVGIVAVVFVAELLEDVPPEIAFRRAMYTLAGILASTGVQLLLTLSVLAGFVVFVVLL from the coding sequence ATGATAGAGATCGCGCTGCTCGTCGCGGTCGTGCTCCTGATTGCGGGCGTCGTCGGTAGCGTCGTCCCGCTGGTTCCCTCGGGGCTGTTCTCGCTTGCGGGCGTGCTCGTCTACTGGCTGTTCGGCAGCGAGCCCATCGGCCCGCTTTTGCTTTTCAGTCTCCTCGCGGTCGCGCTGTTCGCAGCGGTCGTCGAACAGTTCGGCGGCGCGATCGCGGCGAAAGCCACCGGCGCGTCGAACCGGACGACGATCGCCGCAATCGTCGCGGGGCTGTTGCTGTTTTTCGTCGCGGGCCCGGTCGGGATCGTGGTCGGGATCGTCGCCGTGGTTTTCGTTGCCGAACTGCTCGAGGACGTCCCGCCCGAGATCGCGTTCCGGCGGGCGATGTATACGCTCGCCGGAATCCTGGCTTCGACGGGAGTGCAGTTACTGTTGACGCTGTCGGTGCTCGCCGGATTCGTCGTTTTCGTGGTTCTGCTTTGA
- a CDS encoding geranylgeranyl reductase family protein codes for MTAQEYDVVVVGAGTGGCYAAATAAREGLDVCIVERKDESEAGHIACGDALKGADAFPEAIPKSKLEPAITNPEVDHGRFEIPQEDTVLEIPVPGELAVIDRWEYGKRIIEGATDAGVQIDYDTVVADVTQTDEGRVTGVRGKKRGDVVEYDADVVIDGAGSLSILQDTADLSGATFDTNVSFSQFSSAYREIVEVPEPVEWNDALVFKPTERAAGYLWYFPRTETEINAGLGFQMNEEPMKLVRDLQRDLRTRPEFSGATVKDKLGAALPTRRPYDSAVAPGFMAVGDAAAHVNPTTGGGIAGAAYAGKYAAEQAVKAITDEDVSEAALWEYNQRVMDHFGGRYAGLDVYNILSTAVDVDDLMGLLAALPGEKLAEALYSGTTSVGLGLKLKTAVKSFGYWGQIWNFYETKSLADELIDEYERYPSSPGGFTEWQSRRDEIMDRIYETTGAEPKY; via the coding sequence ATGACCGCCCAGGAGTACGACGTGGTCGTAGTCGGCGCGGGGACGGGCGGCTGTTACGCCGCCGCCACGGCCGCTCGCGAGGGACTAGACGTCTGTATCGTAGAGCGAAAAGACGAGTCGGAGGCGGGACACATCGCCTGCGGGGACGCCCTCAAGGGGGCAGACGCGTTTCCGGAGGCGATCCCGAAATCGAAACTGGAGCCGGCGATTACCAACCCCGAGGTCGATCACGGCCGGTTCGAGATCCCACAGGAGGACACGGTGCTCGAGATTCCCGTTCCGGGCGAGCTGGCGGTGATCGACCGATGGGAGTACGGCAAGCGAATCATCGAGGGCGCTACAGACGCCGGTGTCCAGATCGATTACGACACGGTCGTCGCGGACGTGACACAGACCGACGAGGGACGCGTCACCGGGGTTCGGGGGAAAAAGCGCGGCGATGTCGTCGAGTACGACGCGGACGTGGTGATCGACGGCGCGGGGTCGCTGTCGATCCTGCAGGACACGGCCGACCTCTCGGGGGCGACGTTCGACACGAACGTCTCGTTTTCCCAGTTCAGCTCCGCGTACCGCGAGATCGTGGAGGTCCCTGAACCCGTCGAGTGGAACGACGCGCTGGTGTTCAAGCCGACCGAACGCGCGGCGGGCTACCTGTGGTACTTCCCCCGGACCGAGACGGAGATCAACGCCGGCCTGGGCTTTCAGATGAACGAGGAACCGATGAAACTGGTTCGGGACCTCCAACGCGATCTGCGCACCCGTCCGGAGTTTTCCGGTGCCACAGTGAAAGACAAACTCGGCGCGGCGCTTCCAACGCGGCGCCCGTACGACTCGGCGGTCGCGCCCGGGTTCATGGCGGTCGGGGACGCAGCTGCCCACGTCAATCCAACGACGGGTGGGGGGATCGCCGGCGCCGCCTACGCCGGCAAGTACGCCGCAGAGCAGGCGGTCAAGGCGATCACGGACGAGGACGTCTCGGAGGCTGCGCTGTGGGAGTACAACCAGCGGGTGATGGATCACTTCGGCGGTCGGTACGCGGGCCTCGACGTGTACAACATCCTCTCGACGGCGGTCGACGTCGACGACCTGATGGGGCTTCTCGCGGCGCTGCCCGGCGAAAAGCTCGCCGAGGCGCTTTACTCCGGGACGACGTCGGTGGGGCTCGGGCTCAAGCTGAAAACCGCAGTCAAGAGCTTCGGCTACTGGGGCCAGATATGGAACTTCTACGAGACGAAGTCGCTCGCCGACGAACTCATCGACGAGTACGAGCGGTACCCCTCCTCGCCGGGCGGCTTCACGGAGTGGCAGAGCCGGCGTGACGAAATCATGGATAGGATCTACGAGACGACCGGCGCGGAGCCGAAGTACTAA
- a CDS encoding NAD(P)/FAD-dependent oxidoreductase, whose protein sequence is MKPTVIVGGGIVGVSLAYHLSGEGRPVKLFEKNSLGSGTTAASIAQFIRYQGRPDRAEHKRREMSWEWYEPLIESGEFEFDPIGTLHTASSEADVAHLRELHATYDEFGFVSEIVSPSDLTTYGLDPERFAGGLLVPEDGVLDPNEILQYMSSVARDHGAEIETGVAVTDVIVEGGAVAGVETTEGKTDASRVINAAGPWAHEIDEMVGVSTPLRHTEGPIVVLQANRTHPVPLTFFEDEVYVRQEGSGDLLAGRFARAYEDTTRLDPDHARPIEESFYLTVADVVDRYFPSLSDVRILNEWNGLRTVTPDGLPIVDDTAVDGYLLAVGMSGYGVTTAPAIGELIGEWLRDGAKPDLLQSLAMDRFDAQ, encoded by the coding sequence ATGAAACCAACAGTAATCGTCGGCGGCGGCATCGTCGGTGTAAGTCTCGCGTACCATCTCTCCGGGGAGGGCCGGCCAGTCAAACTGTTCGAGAAGAACTCGCTCGGATCGGGAACGACGGCCGCGTCGATTGCACAGTTCATCCGGTATCAGGGGAGGCCCGATCGGGCAGAACACAAGCGCCGGGAGATGTCCTGGGAGTGGTACGAACCCCTGATCGAGAGCGGCGAGTTCGAGTTCGATCCGATCGGGACGCTTCATACGGCCTCCTCGGAGGCCGACGTGGCCCACCTCCGGGAGCTACACGCGACCTACGACGAGTTCGGCTTCGTATCCGAGATCGTCTCTCCGTCGGACCTGACGACGTACGGCCTCGACCCCGAGCGGTTCGCCGGGGGGCTTCTCGTCCCCGAGGACGGCGTGCTCGATCCGAACGAGATTCTCCAGTACATGTCTTCGGTGGCCCGCGACCACGGTGCGGAGATCGAGACCGGCGTCGCCGTGACCGACGTGATCGTCGAGGGCGGTGCCGTCGCGGGCGTCGAAACCACGGAGGGGAAAACGGATGCATCGCGGGTGATAAACGCCGCCGGGCCCTGGGCACACGAGATAGATGAAATGGTCGGTGTCTCCACGCCGCTCCGTCACACGGAGGGGCCGATCGTCGTTCTGCAGGCGAACCGGACCCACCCGGTTCCGCTCACGTTCTTCGAGGACGAAGTGTACGTGAGACAGGAGGGAAGCGGGGACCTGCTTGCCGGACGGTTCGCCAGAGCATACGAGGACACTACGCGGTTGGATCCGGATCACGCCCGGCCCATCGAGGAGTCGTTTTACCTCACTGTTGCGGACGTCGTCGATCGATACTTCCCGTCGCTTTCGGATGTCCGAATCCTCAACGAATGGAACGGGCTTCGGACGGTGACTCCCGATGGACTGCCGATCGTCGACGACACCGCGGTCGACGGCTACCTGCTCGCCGTCGGGATGAGCGGCTACGGCGTCACCACGGCGCCGGCGATCGGCGAACTGATCGGAGAGTGGTTGCGAGACGGGGCCAAACCGGATCTGCTCCAGTCTCTCGCAATGGACCGGTTTGATGCTCAATAA
- the tmcA gene encoding tRNA(Met) cytidine acetyltransferase TmcA, giving the protein MSVSALARQLRQEATRANERRLLVIAGDRDAGFDAAFDAIVGSVGDDSVDASVTVVSSRSGFRFERYPPENADELLGQTRTAVLLDCHEEFTPNVVGQLAGVVDGGGLFVLLTPPLDDWPERRDAFDESMAVPPFEVDQVGGRFRSRLVSTLREHPGVGIVDVGAGVEEETRIVREGTTDPPEAPIRRKPERPSGATFPDPVYDRCLTGDQARAVGAFERLRDPGHAVVLEADRGRGKSSAAGLAAGALAATGLDVLVTAPTREYAGELFARAGTIVDDLGATTSEIRFALPAEAVCLPGEPDVVFVDEAAALPVRTLERLLEAPAVGFCTTVHGYEGSGRGFSVRFRDRLAESEFRVTELSMREPIRYAAGDPVESWAFRALLLDASPAVEPAIADAAPETCTYRELSPEELAADEHLLGEAFGLLVTAHYRTEPNDLARLLDAPNLSVHALLSGGHVASVALVAREGGLCEATRLRTYLGERIRGNMLPDVLTSQLRDPDAGAPTGYRIARIATHHAVRSRGLGSRLLEELRNGIGSKEGIEYLGVGYGATPELLGFWTDNGYGTVHVSTTRNDSSGEYSVLMLNPTGQTGQELAARHAAYFRDRMRDLLSDTLADLDPDVARLAIGACPADPEIAADRLSDRDWRVVASAAYGPGMYTAAPGAFRELAMAGLLASHPEDKPGCEDVRSLSPDEQRLLVRKVLQGAPAESVAEELGYHSRGECLRALGRAYRPLVERYGGVTARDERGRYE; this is encoded by the coding sequence ATGAGCGTCTCCGCACTCGCCCGGCAGCTTCGTCAGGAGGCGACCAGGGCAAACGAGCGGCGCCTCCTGGTGATCGCGGGCGACCGCGACGCTGGATTCGACGCCGCATTCGACGCGATCGTAGGCTCCGTCGGCGACGACAGCGTGGACGCGTCCGTTACCGTCGTCTCGTCTCGGTCGGGGTTCCGGTTCGAACGTTACCCCCCGGAAAACGCCGACGAGCTACTCGGACAAACGCGAACCGCAGTCCTGCTCGACTGCCATGAGGAATTCACTCCGAACGTGGTCGGGCAACTCGCGGGCGTCGTAGACGGCGGTGGACTGTTTGTCCTGTTGACGCCGCCGCTTGACGACTGGCCGGAGCGCAGGGACGCGTTCGACGAATCGATGGCAGTGCCACCGTTCGAAGTCGACCAGGTTGGCGGTCGGTTCCGGTCCAGACTCGTCTCCACGCTCCGGGAGCATCCGGGTGTCGGAATCGTCGACGTTGGCGCCGGTGTCGAGGAGGAGACCCGAATCGTTCGCGAGGGGACGACTGATCCCCCGGAGGCACCCATCCGCCGCAAACCGGAGCGCCCTTCGGGGGCGACGTTTCCGGATCCGGTCTACGACCGGTGTCTGACCGGCGATCAGGCACGGGCCGTCGGGGCGTTCGAGCGACTCCGGGATCCCGGACACGCCGTCGTGCTGGAGGCCGACCGGGGGAGAGGGAAATCCAGCGCGGCCGGGCTTGCCGCCGGGGCGCTCGCGGCAACGGGTCTGGACGTGCTGGTTACGGCACCCACGAGGGAGTACGCCGGGGAACTGTTCGCGCGGGCCGGGACGATCGTCGACGACCTGGGAGCCACCACGAGCGAGATCCGGTTTGCTCTCCCCGCCGAGGCTGTCTGCTTGCCGGGTGAGCCGGACGTCGTGTTCGTCGACGAGGCGGCCGCGCTGCCGGTGCGCACGCTGGAACGCCTGCTCGAAGCGCCAGCAGTCGGCTTCTGCACCACCGTCCACGGCTACGAGGGCTCCGGACGCGGGTTTTCGGTCCGGTTCCGCGACCGCCTCGCGGAGTCCGAGTTCCGGGTCACGGAGCTTTCCATGCGGGAACCGATCCGGTATGCCGCCGGCGATCCAGTCGAGTCGTGGGCGTTCCGGGCGCTGTTGCTCGACGCCAGCCCGGCGGTGGAACCGGCCATCGCGGACGCCGCTCCCGAGACCTGCACCTATCGGGAGCTCTCTCCCGAGGAACTCGCCGCCGACGAACACCTCCTGGGCGAGGCGTTCGGGCTGCTCGTGACCGCCCACTACCGGACGGAGCCGAACGACCTCGCCCGGCTCCTCGACGCGCCGAACCTGTCGGTCCACGCGCTGTTGTCGGGCGGCCACGTGGCGTCTGTGGCGCTTGTCGCCCGGGAGGGCGGGCTCTGTGAGGCGACCCGTCTGCGGACGTACCTGGGTGAACGGATCCGCGGAAACATGCTGCCGGACGTGTTGACCAGCCAGCTCCGGGATCCCGATGCGGGTGCCCCGACGGGCTACCGGATCGCCCGGATCGCGACCCACCACGCTGTCCGATCTCGAGGGCTCGGTTCCCGACTGCTCGAGGAGCTCCGAAATGGGATCGGCTCCAAGGAAGGGATCGAGTATCTCGGCGTCGGCTACGGCGCGACGCCGGAACTGCTCGGGTTCTGGACGGACAACGGCTACGGAACCGTCCACGTCTCGACGACGAGAAACGACTCGAGCGGGGAGTACTCCGTGCTCATGTTGAACCCGACCGGACAGACTGGCCAGGAGCTTGCGGCGCGTCACGCGGCGTACTTCCGGGATCGGATGCGGGATCTCCTCTCGGATACGCTCGCCGATCTGGATCCCGACGTCGCCCGACTCGCGATCGGTGCCTGCCCTGCTGATCCGGAGATCGCGGCCGATCGGTTGTCGGATCGCGACTGGCGCGTAGTCGCGAGCGCCGCCTACGGGCCGGGGATGTACACCGCCGCCCCGGGAGCGTTCCGCGAGCTCGCGATGGCGGGACTGCTCGCGTCGCACCCGGAGGACAAACCGGGCTGCGAGGACGTCCGGAGCCTTTCCCCCGACGAACAACGGCTACTGGTTCGGAAAGTCCTCCAGGGGGCACCCGCAGAATCGGTCGCAGAGGAACTGGGATACCACTCCCGCGGGGAGTGTCTCCGAGCGCTCGGACGGGCGTACCGACCCCTCGTCGAGCGATACGGCGGCGTCACCGCCCGCGATGAACGGGGGCGATACGAATGA
- a CDS encoding NADP-dependent malic enzyme, translating into MGLEDDAREYHRRDPPGKIEISTTKPTNTQRDLSLAYSPGVAAPCMDIDDNPEKAYTYTAKGNLVGVVSNGSAVLGLGNIGAQASKPVMEGKGVLFKRFADIDVFDIELDHVDPDDFVRSVAAMEPTFGGINLEDIKAPECFEIETRLHEEMDIPVFHDDQHGTAIISGAALLNAVDISDKRIEDLEIVFSGAGASAIATARFYVSLGAKKENILMCDSSGIITESRSDDLNEFKQEFARDVPEGDLADAMEGADVFVGLSVGGIVSPEMIRSMAENPIVFAMANPDPEIDYEDAKGAREDTVIMATGRSDYPNQVNNVLGFPFIFRGALDVRATEINEEMKRAAARALAELARKDVPDAVVKAYGDQPLQYGPEYVIPKPLDPRVLFEISPAVAKAAIESGAARKEIDVEAYVERLEARLGKSREMMRVVLNKAKSDPKRVALAAGTDEKMIRAAYQLEEQGIAEPLLLGNEEKIQKTARRLGLAFSPTVVDPRTENNEEYAQRLYELRRRKGITRSEAEELVRRDSNYFGSVMVEQGDADALLTGLTHHYPSALRPPLQVIGTAADTEYAAGVYMLTFRNRVVFCADTTVNQDPDDEVLAEITRHTADLARRFNVEPRAAMLSYSNFGSVDNEGTRKPRRAVEMLHEDPAVDFPVDGEMQADTAVVEEILNGTYEFAELDEPANVLIFPNLEAGNIGYKLLQRLGGAEAIGPMLVGMEKPVHVLQRGDEVKDIVNLAGVAVVDAQ; encoded by the coding sequence ATGGGACTAGAAGACGACGCAAGGGAATATCACCGGCGCGACCCGCCGGGGAAGATAGAGATATCGACCACGAAACCGACAAACACACAGCGTGATCTGAGTCTCGCGTACTCGCCCGGTGTCGCCGCACCCTGCATGGACATCGACGACAACCCCGAGAAGGCCTACACCTATACGGCCAAGGGGAACCTCGTGGGGGTGGTCTCGAACGGCTCCGCGGTGCTGGGTCTCGGCAATATCGGGGCACAGGCCTCGAAGCCAGTGATGGAGGGGAAGGGCGTGCTGTTCAAGCGGTTCGCCGACATCGACGTGTTCGACATCGAACTCGATCACGTCGATCCCGACGACTTCGTCCGGTCGGTGGCCGCGATGGAGCCGACCTTCGGCGGGATCAACCTCGAGGACATCAAGGCCCCGGAGTGTTTCGAGATCGAGACGCGGCTCCACGAGGAGATGGACATCCCGGTGTTTCACGACGATCAGCACGGCACTGCGATCATCTCCGGTGCCGCGCTGTTGAACGCAGTCGACATCTCCGACAAGCGGATCGAGGACCTGGAGATCGTCTTTTCGGGGGCAGGCGCCTCGGCGATCGCGACTGCCCGGTTTTACGTCTCGTTGGGGGCAAAAAAAGAGAACATCCTGATGTGTGACTCCTCGGGGATCATCACCGAGTCCCGATCCGACGATCTCAACGAATTCAAACAGGAGTTCGCCCGGGACGTTCCCGAGGGCGATCTGGCGGACGCGATGGAGGGGGCGGACGTGTTCGTCGGGCTGTCGGTCGGTGGCATCGTCTCGCCGGAGATGATCCGTTCGATGGCCGAGAACCCGATCGTGTTCGCCATGGCCAACCCCGACCCGGAGATCGACTACGAGGACGCGAAAGGTGCCCGCGAGGACACCGTCATCATGGCAACCGGGCGGTCGGACTATCCGAACCAGGTGAACAACGTGCTCGGGTTCCCGTTCATCTTCAGGGGAGCACTCGACGTCCGCGCCACCGAGATCAACGAGGAGATGAAGCGGGCGGCCGCCCGGGCGCTCGCGGAGCTGGCACGAAAGGACGTGCCCGACGCCGTCGTCAAAGCCTACGGCGATCAGCCGCTCCAGTACGGGCCCGAGTACGTCATCCCGAAGCCGCTGGATCCACGGGTGCTGTTCGAGATTTCGCCGGCCGTGGCAAAGGCGGCCATCGAGTCGGGAGCCGCCAGAAAGGAGATCGACGTCGAAGCGTACGTCGAACGGCTCGAGGCTCGCCTCGGGAAGTCCCGCGAGATGATGCGGGTCGTGTTGAACAAAGCGAAAAGCGATCCCAAACGGGTTGCGCTCGCGGCGGGTACCGACGAGAAGATGATCCGTGCCGCCTACCAGCTCGAAGAACAAGGGATCGCAGAGCCCCTGTTGCTCGGAAACGAAGAGAAAATTCAAAAGACTGCACGGCGCCTTGGACTCGCCTTCTCGCCGACCGTCGTGGATCCGCGAACGGAGAACAACGAGGAGTACGCACAGCGACTCTACGAACTCAGACGGCGAAAGGGGATCACGCGAAGCGAGGCGGAGGAACTGGTCAGACGCGACTCGAACTACTTCGGGAGCGTGATGGTCGAACAGGGGGACGCCGACGCCCTGCTTACGGGACTCACTCACCACTACCCGTCCGCGCTTCGACCACCGCTTCAGGTGATCGGAACGGCCGCGGACACCGAGTACGCTGCGGGCGTGTACATGTTGACCTTCAGGAACCGCGTGGTGTTCTGCGCGGACACGACCGTAAATCAAGATCCAGACGACGAGGTGCTCGCGGAGATCACGCGTCACACCGCCGATCTCGCGCGACGATTCAACGTGGAACCCCGGGCGGCGATGCTGTCGTACTCCAATTTCGGAAGCGTCGACAACGAGGGTACCCGCAAGCCGCGTCGCGCAGTCGAGATGCTCCACGAGGATCCGGCGGTCGACTTCCCGGTCGACGGCGAAATGCAGGCCGACACAGCCGTCGTCGAAGAAATATTGAACGGCACCTACGAGTTTGCCGAGCTCGACGAGCCCGCGAACGTGCTCATCTTCCCGAACCTCGAGGCGGGCAACATCGGCTACAAGCTGCTCCAGCGGCTCGGCGGCGCGGAGGCGATCGGCCCGATGCTCGTCGGGATGGAAAAACCGGTACACGTCCTCCAGCGGGGCGACGAAGTGAAAGACATCGTCAACCTCGCGGGCGTCGCGGTCGTCGACGCCCAGTAA